The following coding sequences lie in one Rutidosis leptorrhynchoides isolate AG116_Rl617_1_P2 chromosome 6, CSIRO_AGI_Rlap_v1, whole genome shotgun sequence genomic window:
- the LOC139852947 gene encoding photosynthetic NDH subunit of subcomplex B 2, chloroplastic, producing the protein MATASLLSISLPKPTILIPKASAAPTTITQSVPLTETLDQKFGRKGIKFLELDGSQFAELSVRNGSSLKVQLSNAHVTSYKPKVYWKDDGYEEVLYTTSSAKGGIGLAINNASNDSKSSTNAINLSQWVVKDVDSDSIDAVQVELSCTSSGTLDITYVISLYALSMATAVIVKNNGRKPVDLKTAILSHLKFNKRGGTAIDGLKGCSYCTHPPLSSQFEILSPSEALKAEDPGLFAFGYEPEKKTGVWSVQDVPITILKHKLSRVYATPLDERVKEFYNTIPSKFETLDQGRELFFRIIRIGFEDIYLSSPGSLSQKYGNDYFICTGPASMLAPITIEPGEEWRGAQVIEHDNL; encoded by the exons ATGGCTACAGCTTCTCTTCTATCTATTTCTCTTCCAAAACCAACCATACTCATTCCAAAAGCATCAGCAGCTCCAACCACCATAACTCAATCTGTTCCGTTAACCGAAACACTTGATCAGAAATTCGGTCGTAAAGGAATCAAATTCTTGGAATTAGACGGATCACAATTTGCTGAACTTAGTGTTAGAAATGGTAGTTCATTGAAAGTTCAATTGAGCAATGCTCATGTGACTTCTTATAAGCCTAAAGTTTACTGGAAAGATGATGGTTATGAAGAGGTTTTGTACACTACTTCTAGTGCAAAAGGCGGAATCGGTTTAGCGATTAATAATGCTAGTAATGATTCAAAAAGTAGTACTAATGCTATTAATTTATCGCAATGGGTCGTTAAAGATGTTGATTCGGATTCGATTGATGCTGTTCAG GTAGAGTTAAGTTGCACTAGTAGTGGAACACTTGACATAACCTATGTGATCTCGCTCTATGCGCTAAGCATGGCAACCGCAGTTATAGTGAAAAACAACGGGCGCAAACCTGTTGATCTAAAAACAGCAATACTTAGTCATCTCAAGTTCAACAAAAGAGGAGGAACCGCAATTGATGGACTTAAAGGTTGCTCGTATTGCACGCACCCTCCTTTATCTTCTCAATTCGAGATTCTATCGCCATCTGAAGCTTTAAAGGCAGAGGATCCCGGTTTGTTTGCTTTTGGATATGAACCCGAGAAAAAAACAGGAGTTTGGAGTGTGCAAGATGTACCCATTACCATTTTGAAGCATAAACTTAGTAGAGTTTATGCAACTCCTCTTGATGAAAGAGTAAAGGAGTTCTATAATACCATTCCTTCAAAGTTTGAGACTCTTGATCAG GGAAGAGAATTATTCTTCAGGATAATAAGAATCGGTTTTGAAGATATTTACTTGTCGAGTCCTGGATCGTTGTCTCAAAAATATGGGAACGACTACTTTATCTGTACAGGCCCTGCTTCAATGTTGGCTCCCATCACGATCGAACCTGGTGAGGAGTGGAGAGGCGCACAAGTAATCGAACATGATAACTTGTAA